One genomic segment of Thermovibrio guaymasensis includes these proteins:
- the nusB gene encoding transcription antitermination factor NusB, giving the protein MTNRDKRRARHHAYLMLYQWDISSLSPEEISSLYWEEVEETSPQVKELAKRLFRSTVESLENVDTEIEKHLKEGWKVLRLLPVDRSILRGATYEILNWNLSPAEAVINDAVEFAKLYGEDPKSPAFINAVLDKVKRDVGK; this is encoded by the coding sequence ATGACTAACAGGGATAAGAGAAGGGCAAGACACCACGCTTACCTTATGCTTTACCAGTGGGATATTTCGTCCCTTTCTCCCGAAGAGATATCCTCCCTCTACTGGGAAGAGGTGGAAGAAACTTCACCACAAGTAAAGGAGCTTGCCAAGAGGCTCTTTAGATCAACAGTTGAAAGCCTTGAAAATGTTGATACTGAAATAGAGAAACACTTAAAGGAAGGCTGGAAAGTCTTAAGGCTCCTTCCCGTTGACCGTTCAATCTTGAGGGGGGCTACCTACGAGATCCTAAACTGGAATCTATCTCCTGCCGAGGCCGTAATAAACGATGCCGTTGAATTTGCAAAGCTTTACGGTGAAGACCCAAAGTCTCCAGCATTCATTAACGCCGTCCTTGATAAAGTAAAAAGAGATGTCGGGAAGTAG